Proteins from one Mesotoga infera genomic window:
- a CDS encoding alpha-mannosidase, whose translation MYRSRSESCVRLKKELSELFPYTVRERERIDGWLFSGSRSETPPEEGWKEISAGYCWDEESFPVWFRSSFEREKLKDGERLFLRVVPGGESLVMVDGHSYGEINVYHQLLDVTKFADGKRHILDIQTVPKGLFGTHLSGPVFEAAELLLEDELVSGTYLDFMVAIDVFEATKDDVLAEKLFKIISACLSAIELPRSTDEYFKTAPDNPTLFGQQQYGSVNYLWRSPSFEKSSGNELPEDYRVTVLRACDNLKDSIVKLTEEHGSTGSVQVTGQAHIDYAWLWPINETKRKIRRTFANALRLMEKYPKFVYIQSSAQMYKDLKENDPDLYERVRDSIVRGSWEAIGGMWVESDCNIASAESLARQFLYGQRFFEEEFGVRSSVAWLPDVFGFSWILPQIMKEAGIKYFSTTKLKWNEKNRFPLDLFRWRGLDGSEIVCHFFDNPQGGYNGMINPEAILGTWDNFQNKQVHNKTVTTFGYGDGGGGPTDEMLEYYERLKNYPGMPSLEMAPLQKYYENLPKDVELPLWDDELYFELHRGTFTTQARTKKLHKEAEDALYRLEVFGALLVEREEYPIERVRRLWEMLLHNEFHDILPGSSINEVHHQAESELSGVIEETNKISEGFVSSRSDGNPRFKTVINASSFSREVIFSDEDERCLRRSDGKKLASQRTYDGKSVYSLGGMISPFSAQVFEYIDEKVDRHAPDDDTVMENAYLIVEVNADGSISAYDKTLDRPLLSGPGNSLYVYKDIPVAWDGWDIDHDYARSKRKLDASEVRTIESGPVRKVVQATYHYEGSTIIQRYVLNALSKRLDIETEIEWHTRRTLLKANFPINLLTREIKCDLSAGYSLRSTRVRNSFEDARFEFPAHRWVEVSEPGFAVSILNDGKYGHACRNSDVSLTLLRSPIYPDFFADEGRHGFTYSLFSHDSTDALKAVTEAESLNKPLVLASGSLNLSEDCLQISARNLKVLALKHSESTGYVLRLAEVEGRCGVASVRTSLPFSRCWISNILEDRVCELPVVDGRVQLEYRQFGIHTLIFE comes from the coding sequence GTGTATCGTTCTAGATCCGAGTCATGCGTAAGGCTCAAGAAGGAACTGTCTGAGCTCTTTCCCTATACTGTGAGAGAGAGAGAAAGGATCGACGGCTGGCTGTTCAGCGGATCGCGCTCGGAGACTCCGCCTGAAGAAGGATGGAAGGAGATATCGGCCGGTTATTGCTGGGATGAAGAAAGCTTTCCTGTCTGGTTCAGATCGAGTTTTGAGAGAGAAAAGCTCAAAGACGGCGAAAGGCTCTTTCTGAGAGTCGTCCCGGGAGGCGAGAGTCTTGTGATGGTAGATGGTCATTCTTATGGCGAGATAAACGTCTATCACCAACTCCTGGATGTCACGAAATTTGCGGACGGAAAGCGCCATATTCTGGATATTCAGACCGTCCCGAAAGGACTCTTCGGAACCCATCTATCCGGCCCCGTCTTTGAAGCTGCGGAACTGCTCCTTGAAGATGAGCTGGTTTCGGGGACCTATCTCGATTTCATGGTGGCAATAGATGTCTTTGAAGCGACAAAGGATGACGTGCTTGCCGAGAAACTGTTTAAAATCATCAGCGCTTGCCTCTCGGCAATTGAACTGCCGAGATCGACGGATGAGTATTTCAAGACCGCTCCCGACAATCCCACCCTTTTTGGTCAGCAGCAATACGGAAGCGTCAATTATCTCTGGCGCTCCCCAAGTTTCGAGAAGTCGAGCGGTAACGAATTGCCTGAAGATTACAGGGTTACGGTATTGAGGGCGTGCGACAATCTGAAAGATTCAATAGTGAAGCTTACAGAGGAGCACGGATCCACAGGCTCTGTTCAGGTTACCGGGCAGGCGCATATTGACTATGCGTGGCTCTGGCCAATCAACGAAACGAAAAGAAAGATCAGAAGAACCTTTGCCAATGCTCTGAGACTTATGGAGAAATATCCCAAGTTCGTGTATATCCAGTCTTCGGCACAGATGTACAAGGATCTTAAAGAGAACGATCCAGACCTCTACGAGAGAGTCAGGGATAGTATTGTGCGGGGAAGCTGGGAAGCGATAGGCGGAATGTGGGTAGAAAGCGATTGCAACATTGCCAGCGCGGAATCCCTCGCGAGACAGTTCTTGTACGGCCAGAGGTTCTTTGAAGAGGAGTTTGGCGTCAGGTCTTCGGTGGCGTGGCTGCCCGATGTCTTCGGTTTCTCCTGGATTCTTCCCCAGATCATGAAAGAGGCGGGAATAAAGTACTTCTCCACGACTAAACTGAAATGGAATGAGAAGAACCGCTTTCCCCTTGACCTATTCCGATGGAGAGGTCTGGACGGAAGCGAGATTGTCTGTCATTTCTTCGATAACCCTCAAGGTGGCTACAACGGAATGATCAACCCCGAAGCGATTCTTGGAACATGGGATAACTTCCAGAACAAACAGGTTCACAACAAGACCGTCACAACTTTTGGATACGGTGACGGCGGCGGGGGTCCGACCGACGAAATGCTTGAGTACTATGAACGGCTGAAGAACTATCCTGGTATGCCCAGTCTTGAAATGGCCCCGCTGCAGAAGTACTACGAGAATCTACCGAAGGATGTCGAGCTACCCCTCTGGGATGACGAACTCTACTTTGAACTGCACAGAGGCACTTTCACGACTCAGGCAAGAACTAAGAAGCTTCACAAAGAGGCCGAAGACGCGCTGTACAGACTTGAGGTATTTGGAGCGCTACTTGTCGAAAGAGAAGAATATCCGATCGAGAGAGTTAGAAGGCTGTGGGAGATGCTTCTTCACAACGAATTCCACGACATCCTTCCCGGCTCGTCGATAAACGAAGTTCATCATCAGGCTGAAAGTGAACTCAGCGGTGTAATTGAGGAAACGAATAAGATCTCTGAAGGCTTCGTGAGTTCTAGGAGCGACGGGAATCCTAGATTCAAGACCGTTATCAATGCAAGCTCCTTTTCTCGAGAAGTAATCTTTTCCGATGAAGACGAAAGATGTTTGCGAAGGTCCGACGGCAAGAAGCTCGCTTCCCAAAGAACATATGACGGGAAATCCGTATACAGTTTGGGCGGGATGATCTCTCCTTTCTCCGCTCAAGTATTCGAATACATAGACGAGAAAGTCGATCGGCATGCGCCCGACGACGATACCGTGATGGAGAACGCTTACTTGATCGTTGAAGTAAATGCAGACGGAAGCATATCTGCCTACGACAAGACTCTTGACAGGCCGCTTCTTTCGGGACCGGGAAACTCTCTCTATGTATATAAAGACATTCCCGTTGCTTGGGACGGTTGGGATATCGATCATGACTATGCCAGATCGAAAAGAAAGCTCGATGCTTCTGAAGTGAGAACGATAGAAAGCGGTCCTGTAAGAAAGGTTGTTCAAGCAACCTATCATTACGAGGGAAGCACGATAATACAGAGATACGTTCTGAACGCTCTTTCAAAGAGACTGGATATTGAAACTGAAATCGAATGGCATACAAGAAGGACTTTGCTGAAGGCCAATTTTCCCATCAATCTTCTCACCCGGGAAATCAAGTGTGACCTTTCGGCCGGTTATTCGCTCAGAAGCACCAGGGTCAGAAATTCATTCGAAGATGCGCGATTCGAATTTCCGGCGCATCGATGGGTGGAGGTTTCGGAACCGGGCTTCGCCGTCTCCATATTGAATGACGGAAAGTACGGTCATGCCTGCCGCAATTCAGACGTCTCATTGACGCTTCTCAGATCGCCGATCTATCCCGATTTCTTCGCCGATGAGGGAAGGCACGGTTTCACCTATTCCTTGTTTTCCCATGACTCCACAGACGCTCTTAAGGCAGTTACAGAAGCAGAAAGTCTAAATAAGCCTCTAGTTCTGGCATCAGGCAGTCTCAATTTGAGTGAAGATTGCCTTCAGATATCTGCCAGGAATCTAAAAGTTCTCGCCCTGAAGCATTCCGAGAGTACCGGTTATGTGCTCAGACTGGCCGAAGTTGAAGGCAGATGTGGAGTCGCCAGTGTCAGAACTTCCCTGCCCTTTAGTCGCTGCTGGATTTCCAACATTCTCGAAGACAGAGTCTGCGAACTTCCTGTTGTAGATGGTAGAGTTCAACTCGAGTACCGGCAGTTCGGAATACATACTCTGATTTTTGAGTGA
- the aar gene encoding bifunctional L-alanine/L-glutamate racemase, translating into MQRKHITEILHYLGEEDLPSGAVNPPLFQTSIFSFKDFDDFSTAISDETNHFLYTRGNNPTVNILEQKLAALEHAERAKLFASGVAAIVSSISAFVQSGDHIVTIKDCYSWTSTYVAKYMARFGVEHTFVEGSDANELEAALRPNTKIIYLESPTTFTFKLQDLTEVASLGRSKGIKTIIDNTWATPIYQNPIDFGVDLVVHSASKYLGGNSDVVGGVVAGSNEDIKRIFEKEFLNTGAVPDPFAAWLILRGIRTLHIRMPVHFQNAMELSRRLQENEAVEYVLYPMLESSDQYSLAKKQMRGGSGLFSFKLKTRDIDRIKRFVNSLKFFRRAVSWGGYESLVSPYAVSHRDPGENVSLIRIHAGLEEIEVLSEDLESAIRSAL; encoded by the coding sequence ATGCAGAGAAAGCACATAACAGAGATCTTGCACTATCTTGGAGAAGAGGATTTACCTTCTGGAGCGGTCAATCCTCCGTTGTTCCAGACTTCGATTTTCTCGTTCAAGGACTTTGATGATTTTTCAACGGCCATTTCAGATGAGACGAACCACTTTCTGTACACTCGGGGAAACAATCCGACCGTAAACATTCTTGAACAGAAATTGGCTGCGCTCGAGCATGCAGAGAGAGCAAAGCTTTTCGCATCTGGCGTTGCTGCGATAGTCTCCAGTATTTCGGCCTTCGTGCAGAGCGGTGATCACATAGTGACGATCAAGGACTGCTACAGCTGGACATCCACGTATGTAGCGAAGTATATGGCGAGATTCGGTGTAGAACACACATTTGTGGAAGGAAGCGATGCGAATGAACTTGAAGCGGCGCTAAGGCCAAACACAAAGATCATATATCTCGAAAGCCCAACGACATTCACTTTCAAACTTCAAGATCTGACCGAAGTGGCCTCGCTGGGAAGATCAAAGGGAATCAAGACGATAATCGATAATACATGGGCAACTCCGATTTATCAGAATCCGATTGATTTCGGAGTTGATCTAGTGGTGCATTCGGCTTCAAAATACCTTGGCGGAAACAGCGATGTAGTCGGCGGTGTCGTTGCCGGTTCGAATGAAGATATCAAGAGAATCTTCGAAAAGGAGTTTCTAAATACCGGGGCCGTGCCCGATCCCTTTGCCGCCTGGTTGATACTAAGGGGAATCAGGACTCTTCACATCCGCATGCCGGTTCATTTCCAGAATGCGATGGAGCTCAGCAGAAGATTGCAGGAAAACGAAGCCGTTGAATATGTCCTGTATCCGATGCTCGAATCTTCTGATCAGTACTCTCTTGCGAAAAAGCAGATGAGGGGAGGTTCCGGCCTCTTTTCGTTCAAGCTCAAAACAAGAGACATCGACAGGATCAAGAGGTTTGTGAACTCTCTCAAGTTCTTCAGGAGGGCAGTAAGCTGGGGCGGTTATGAGAGCCTCGTCTCTCCTTATGCGGTTTCTCACAGAGATCCCGGTGAGAATGTCTCTCTAATACGGATTCACGCAGGATTGGAGGAAATTGAAGTCCTTTCCGAGGATCTTGAGAGCGCAATTAGATCAGCTCTCTGA
- a CDS encoding carbohydrate ABC transporter permease, translated as MKALMKVVGKILKIFALGLYLLAALLPLYWVAVTSFKGSREIYTFPLKYLPAKLSFESYAKLFGFANFGVYFRNSAIVALVAAFVAMLISMFSGYALSRIQAKKFRNGTLLAMYFTQMVPSFILMAPLFVMLANYGMTDKLSTLFILYVTMVIAFSTIMSKSFFDRIPVSLEEAAVIDGCNTLQAMFRVVFPLTKPGLAAIFSFAFVNIWNELFLASMFIFSDEKMTVPVALNSFISKAGISWDVLSAGLVISLLPTMIVFAFAQRYIIAGLTEGAIKG; from the coding sequence ATGAAGGCGCTCATGAAAGTTGTAGGCAAGATATTGAAGATCTTCGCTCTCGGGCTGTATCTTTTGGCTGCGCTCTTGCCCCTCTATTGGGTAGCGGTGACATCCTTCAAGGGTTCCAGAGAGATCTACACCTTTCCGCTGAAGTATCTTCCTGCGAAGTTGTCGTTTGAGAGTTACGCCAAGCTCTTTGGTTTCGCAAACTTCGGGGTCTACTTTCGAAACAGCGCAATAGTGGCGCTTGTTGCGGCCTTCGTAGCCATGCTAATATCCATGTTCAGCGGCTATGCGCTCTCTCGAATTCAGGCGAAAAAATTCAGGAACGGGACTTTGCTTGCCATGTATTTCACGCAGATGGTGCCGTCGTTCATACTTATGGCTCCGCTGTTTGTAATGCTCGCAAATTACGGGATGACCGATAAACTTTCTACGCTGTTCATCCTCTATGTGACCATGGTAATTGCTTTCAGCACTATCATGTCAAAGAGCTTCTTTGACAGGATCCCCGTTTCGCTGGAGGAGGCCGCGGTGATTGACGGCTGCAATACTCTGCAGGCAATGTTCAGAGTCGTATTTCCCCTTACCAAGCCGGGACTGGCGGCGATTTTCAGTTTTGCCTTCGTGAACATCTGGAACGAGCTGTTTCTGGCTTCGATGTTCATCTTCTCGGATGAAAAGATGACGGTTCCAGTTGCGCTGAACTCCTTCATCTCAAAGGCAGGTATAAGCTGGGATGTCTTGAGCGCGGGACTCGTTATTTCTCTCTTGCCGACGATGATAGTGTTTGCCTTTGCCCAAAGATATATAATTGCCGGACTTACCGAAGGCGCAATAAAAGGATAA
- a CDS encoding carbohydrate ABC transporter permease, with protein sequence MRKSFWKFFIMMIPAFILLIVFTYTPIIRGGVMAFQRYNMFDLSKIGFIGLGNFKAIINDRNFDFFRIVVNTLVWVSFSLVFQFGLGFGLALLMRKPFKGRGIYSALVFYPWAVSGFAIGLIWAWMFNGQFGIVNDILVRLGIISNPIGFLSNPKYAMMSVIIANVWYGIPYFAIMLLAALQSVPDELYEASRIDGANRFKQLLKITIPYIRPTIISTVLLRTMWIMNFPEIIYGMTGGGPANSTQILATHMINRIYQFYDYGQGAAIGFIIMSMLLLYAIVFLKISSRKEVTL encoded by the coding sequence TTGAGAAAGAGCTTCTGGAAGTTTTTCATAATGATGATTCCAGCTTTCATTCTCCTGATTGTTTTCACGTACACTCCCATTATTCGTGGCGGAGTTATGGCTTTTCAACGCTACAATATGTTCGATCTCTCTAAGATAGGGTTTATAGGACTTGGAAATTTCAAAGCAATAATAAACGATCGCAATTTCGATTTTTTCAGAATAGTTGTCAATACGTTGGTATGGGTCTCTTTCTCTTTGGTATTCCAATTCGGGCTCGGCTTTGGTCTTGCTCTCCTGATGAGAAAGCCTTTCAAGGGCAGAGGAATCTATTCGGCTCTAGTATTCTATCCGTGGGCAGTATCGGGTTTTGCTATCGGTCTTATCTGGGCGTGGATGTTCAACGGCCAGTTCGGGATAGTAAATGATATTCTTGTGAGGCTGGGGATAATAAGCAATCCTATCGGCTTCCTTTCTAATCCGAAGTATGCGATGATGTCAGTGATAATCGCCAACGTCTGGTATGGGATACCCTACTTCGCAATCATGCTGCTGGCAGCTCTTCAATCGGTTCCTGACGAGCTTTACGAAGCCTCGAGAATCGATGGAGCCAACAGGTTCAAGCAATTGCTCAAAATAACCATACCTTACATAAGGCCGACCATTATCAGCACGGTCCTTCTAAGGACTATGTGGATCATGAATTTCCCTGAGATAATCTATGGAATGACCGGTGGGGGGCCGGCCAATTCGACGCAAATATTGGCGACTCACATGATCAACAGGATTTACCAGTTCTATGATTACGGCCAGGGTGCGGCGATTGGCTTCATAATAATGTCGATGCTGCTGCTTTATGCGATTGTATTCCTGAAAATCTCTTCCCGAAAGGAGGTTACCTTATGA
- a CDS encoding ABC transporter substrate-binding protein, with amino-acid sequence MKKRVFISLLLVMLIGVFSFGVVTLNFIEVLTSPARTQVIKEIIADFEAKNPDIKINLISPPYEQADQRATLMLNTNQPLDIIEVRDYTVKQFVNNGKLENLESYLAGWEHNDTLTFVANQAARTVDDTAFIVPQFFFIKGLFVRTDVLEELGVNYIPKTMSELVELCIEITDPDKNQFGFGFRGKSWEFKFSDLIATSFLSDIDAANIYKTQSGDVYFDDPRALEGLKMYVRLFEGGVPADGINWGFNEQVNAFVSGITPFLIQDPDTVALVDEMLGREHYTVVPVPVGPSGKAYLDYGFSGLGIPSYSKHKEEAWEFIKYISSPEVNAYYSKSYGPLPIHSSTYENDPYFSSGVYTAWSYMMSHPEKYIFASYPLDSEKWPGWPEIHQQDMQSLLLGETTIEAVAAKWAEYWAD; translated from the coding sequence ATGAAAAAGAGAGTTTTTATTTCGCTGCTACTGGTAATGTTAATCGGAGTGTTTTCATTCGGCGTAGTCACGCTCAATTTCATCGAGGTTCTTACGAGTCCTGCGAGGACACAGGTAATCAAGGAAATCATCGCAGATTTCGAGGCCAAGAATCCGGATATCAAGATAAATCTCATATCTCCGCCTTATGAGCAGGCCGATCAGAGGGCAACGCTCATGCTCAATACCAACCAGCCCCTTGACATCATCGAAGTCAGGGACTACACAGTGAAGCAGTTCGTGAACAACGGAAAGCTGGAGAACCTTGAGAGCTATCTGGCTGGCTGGGAGCACAATGACACTCTCACTTTCGTCGCGAATCAGGCCGCAAGAACGGTAGATGACACTGCATTCATCGTGCCGCAGTTTTTCTTCATCAAGGGACTTTTCGTGAGAACGGACGTCCTCGAAGAATTAGGCGTCAACTATATTCCAAAGACGATGAGCGAACTGGTTGAACTCTGTATAGAGATCACGGATCCGGACAAGAATCAGTTCGGATTCGGATTCAGAGGAAAGTCCTGGGAGTTCAAATTCTCTGATCTGATCGCCACATCATTCTTGAGTGACATCGATGCGGCCAATATCTATAAGACTCAGTCCGGAGATGTCTACTTCGATGACCCGAGGGCGCTTGAGGGACTTAAGATGTATGTGAGACTCTTCGAAGGAGGAGTTCCCGCTGACGGAATCAACTGGGGATTCAACGAACAGGTCAATGCCTTTGTGTCGGGAATTACTCCGTTCCTTATTCAGGACCCGGATACGGTTGCCCTAGTAGACGAGATGCTTGGAAGAGAGCATTACACAGTGGTCCCGGTTCCAGTAGGTCCTTCGGGGAAAGCTTATCTGGACTATGGATTCAGCGGGCTGGGAATCCCATCATACTCGAAGCACAAGGAAGAGGCATGGGAGTTCATTAAATATATCTCTAGCCCCGAGGTTAACGCATACTACAGCAAGAGTTACGGCCCGCTTCCAATCCATTCTTCCACATATGAGAATGATCCATACTTCAGCTCCGGCGTCTACACGGCATGGAGTTACATGATGAGCCATCCGGAGAAGTACATCTTCGCGTCATATCCTCTAGATTCCGAAAAGTGGCCGGGTTGGCCCGAGATTCATCAGCAGGATATGCAGTCACTCCTCCTTGGCGAGACAACGATCGAAGCCGTTGCGGCTAAATGGGCCGAGTACTGGGCAGACTGA
- a CDS encoding ROK family transcriptional regulator, with protein MISKPSDLKGKNIGRVIQLLLAKPGTPRVELARQTELTKTTISSIVASLIDLGIAEELPGEKMGLVGKAPIPVRIPSDAATVVGVNLARGSTTGVVMSASGKLLASCVKSVSNKTRADATANLFDVVQRLINESYRNETRVDAIGIGAPSPLDKKSGVVYSPFGLSDWRNFAIGEITEKKFGLPVFLVNDSDGAAFGMKCFGKCRDISSFISLYFDEGIGAGIILKDEIYSGSFGYSGEISYALLKSFCDEPIDNSGLSLDTIVSALNSELGENLGSIDEFLRKGSALGRRTASVIGRVGDELGRIAALVSNIFGPEAVVVNGKLLDFGEIFFEALKSSFESNLFSGDRVRLLEGNNDQFEAFSTGAASYAIFSYLMSKALTD; from the coding sequence GTGATATCCAAGCCCAGCGACCTTAAAGGAAAAAACATCGGAAGAGTCATCCAGCTTCTCCTCGCAAAGCCCGGCACACCAAGGGTCGAGCTCGCGAGGCAGACAGAGCTAACAAAGACTACGATTTCCTCGATTGTTGCATCGCTGATTGATCTCGGGATAGCTGAAGAGCTTCCGGGTGAGAAGATGGGTCTTGTCGGCAAGGCGCCGATTCCTGTGAGGATACCCAGTGATGCTGCAACAGTTGTCGGAGTGAACCTCGCAAGAGGCAGTACGACAGGTGTGGTCATGTCAGCTAGCGGCAAGCTTCTCGCTTCGTGTGTTAAGTCAGTCTCGAACAAGACCAGGGCCGATGCCACGGCCAATCTCTTCGATGTTGTTCAAAGACTGATTAATGAGTCTTACAGGAATGAAACCAGGGTAGATGCTATTGGAATTGGGGCTCCCTCCCCACTCGACAAGAAGAGTGGGGTAGTCTATTCTCCATTTGGTCTGAGTGATTGGCGTAATTTTGCGATAGGAGAGATTACGGAGAAGAAGTTTGGCCTTCCTGTCTTTCTCGTTAATGACAGTGATGGCGCGGCCTTTGGCATGAAATGCTTCGGAAAGTGCAGAGACATCAGTTCCTTTATAAGTCTGTATTTCGACGAAGGAATTGGCGCCGGAATAATCCTGAAAGATGAGATCTACAGCGGGAGTTTCGGTTATTCTGGAGAGATCAGCTACGCTCTTCTTAAGAGCTTCTGTGATGAGCCAATCGATAACAGCGGCTTGAGTCTGGATACAATTGTCTCGGCTCTTAACTCTGAGCTTGGAGAGAATCTCGGGAGTATCGATGAGTTTCTCCGCAAAGGATCTGCCTTAGGTCGAAGAACGGCCTCTGTGATCGGAAGAGTCGGCGATGAACTGGGTCGGATTGCGGCGCTTGTTTCCAACATTTTTGGTCCGGAAGCCGTAGTAGTCAATGGAAAACTTCTGGATTTTGGAGAGATCTTCTTCGAAGCTTTGAAAAGCTCTTTCGAATCCAACCTCTTTTCAGGAGATCGAGTTCGGCTTTTGGAGGGCAACAATGACCAATTTGAAGCATTCTCGACCGGAGCCGCGAGTTATGCGATATTCAGTTACTTGATGAGCAAGGCACTAACAGATTAG
- a CDS encoding ATP-binding protein, translating to MRKKRTEPVSISSGFVLHENEYVLLSFHGDTKRAVSILNTDELIQSLEEIKKRKEMELPRLLRPYFEEIDMKNRAVLVFGSRGVGKTTFLLNRFRDRRMLYLSADNPLVATTDLWSIASTAFVRGYEGIIVDEAHYARDWSVHLKAIYDAYPTKLIIASDSSSLILRQGIADLSRRFSRVRIPLMSLREYIYLRDGALLPLLSPFALDSSVVKEIMGSTNVLAAFEEYLDRGFRPSYLEWDYKEQIEHIIEKTIHGDVPFFVPQISDIHFRLMSAVLGFLAISKVPTLNIERMCREWGIGKRKLYELLSVMDATGIIRIIFKENDNRTFSKGEKIFFGDPSFYSIGSKNTGTRREAYVAEAFEDAGSRVFACPDERNGDFLINETLVEVGGKNKKKKHADFVIRDDTDVPHLNCIPMWILGFQY from the coding sequence ATGCGAAAAAAACGAACTGAACCCGTATCCATCTCGAGCGGATTCGTTTTGCATGAGAACGAATATGTGCTATTATCGTTTCATGGCGATACGAAACGGGCGGTGAGCATTCTGAACACAGATGAGTTAATTCAATCGCTTGAAGAGATAAAGAAAAGGAAGGAAATGGAGCTTCCTAGATTGTTGAGGCCTTACTTCGAAGAAATAGATATGAAGAACAGGGCAGTACTGGTCTTTGGATCTCGTGGTGTTGGAAAGACTACATTCCTTTTGAACAGGTTCAGAGACAGAAGAATGCTCTACCTGTCGGCCGACAATCCTCTGGTCGCCACAACTGACCTCTGGAGTATAGCGAGTACAGCGTTTGTCAGGGGCTACGAAGGAATAATCGTCGATGAAGCTCACTATGCGAGAGACTGGAGCGTTCATTTGAAGGCCATCTACGACGCCTATCCGACAAAGCTAATAATAGCCAGCGATAGCAGCAGCCTTATACTGAGACAGGGTATTGCGGATCTCTCCAGAAGATTTTCCAGAGTCCGCATCCCTCTAATGTCTTTGCGAGAGTATATATACCTGAGAGATGGAGCGCTTTTGCCGCTACTCAGTCCATTCGCTCTCGACTCTTCAGTGGTCAAAGAGATAATGGGCAGTACAAACGTTCTGGCTGCTTTCGAGGAGTATCTTGACCGCGGGTTCAGGCCGTCATATCTGGAGTGGGACTACAAAGAGCAGATTGAACACATTATCGAAAAAACGATTCACGGCGATGTCCCGTTCTTTGTGCCTCAAATCTCGGATATTCACTTTAGATTGATGAGCGCCGTTCTGGGATTCCTGGCGATATCGAAAGTCCCTACCCTCAATATCGAGAGAATGTGCAGAGAATGGGGAATAGGAAAGAGAAAACTCTATGAACTTCTCTCGGTTATGGACGCAACGGGTATAATAAGGATAATTTTCAAAGAGAATGACAATCGAACCTTTTCCAAAGGCGAGAAGATATTCTTCGGCGACCCTTCTTTCTACTCCATAGGCTCAAAAAATACAGGCACAAGAAGAGAGGCTTATGTAGCCGAGGCCTTCGAAGACGCGGGTAGCAGAGTCTTCGCCTGCCCGGACGAGCGAAACGGGGACTTCCTGATAAACGAAACACTCGTTGAGGTGGGCGGAAAGAACAAAAAAAAGAAGCACGCAGACTTCGTAATAAGAGACGACACGGATGTTCCTCACTTGAACTGCATCCCGATGTGGATCCTTGGCTTTCAGTATTAG
- a CDS encoding NifB/NifX family molybdenum-iron cluster-binding protein, translated as MKIAIPVIDNAGLESRISEHFGHAPYFAFVVAENGGILSHEIVSNPFEEHQPGQIPDFVKSHGANVIITRGMGSRAKQFFQALGIEAITGAGGTVKELVESYLDGKLQSRDYEPEGHGQHHNH; from the coding sequence ATGAAGATAGCTATACCAGTAATCGATAACGCCGGTCTTGAATCGAGAATATCCGAGCATTTCGGACACGCCCCTTACTTCGCGTTCGTCGTCGCGGAAAACGGTGGCATCCTCTCCCACGAAATAGTCTCCAACCCCTTCGAAGAACATCAGCCAGGTCAGATACCCGATTTCGTTAAGAGTCATGGAGCGAACGTTATAATCACGCGCGGTATGGGTTCCCGGGCCAAGCAGTTCTTCCAGGCACTGGGGATTGAGGCCATAACCGGCGCCGGAGGGACAGTGAAGGAGTTAGTCGAAAGCTATCTCGACGGCAAGCTGCAAAGCAGAGATTACGAGCCCGAGGGTCACGGACAACACCACAACCACTGA
- a CDS encoding PadR family transcriptional regulator — protein sequence MRNMRGSRMGMGRPWIELYLLLLIAEKPAHGYELSTRLEEFEVPIFSVGQMGNLYRVLSNIEEMGLITSEWDTEEAGPARKIYRITTPGLEYLKNAEMRIRRFRDNIDGFLKRIEQLKKV from the coding sequence ATGAGAAATATGAGGGGAAGTAGAATGGGTATGGGAAGGCCCTGGATCGAGCTTTATCTGCTGTTGCTAATAGCCGAGAAGCCGGCCCACGGATACGAGCTTTCAACCAGGTTGGAGGAATTCGAGGTTCCGATATTCAGCGTCGGTCAGATGGGAAATCTCTACCGTGTGCTATCTAACATCGAAGAGATGGGGTTGATAACCTCCGAGTGGGACACCGAGGAGGCCGGCCCGGCCAGAAAGATTTACAGGATAACCACACCGGGCCTCGAATATCTCAAGAACGCCGAGATGAGGATACGAAGATTCAGAGACAACATCGACGGCTTTTTGAAGAGAATAGAACAGCTTAAAAAGGTTTGA